A DNA window from Linepithema humile isolate Giens D197 chromosome 6, Lhum_UNIL_v1.0, whole genome shotgun sequence contains the following coding sequences:
- the LOC105678208 gene encoding aminopeptidase N-like isoform X3, which yields MVFQKFLLNGGLVLIATITIAIPTANFSEDDDPFNDKIMLKEPLHYNVEIRFFFKDNILLGECDILMNINRSLYLITMNSVPVYINKAVMIDSKNITIQASTIINRFKNTLTINLHQDVPPGTYKLKIAYARIIHRNRNFSLPVYQDILGDQILNQTGVEVMKALQLFPHMNESTINSTFKIAIKHGEEYTVLSNMPIRAQSRANNRMMWTHFEELILMSFQHIRVVITTFINVNTDFPNVTIWCRQSARQLIYYARDVIEEVMPYFIQKYLQTLSKLDIVAFWHSHDDNDVILGLVLLREADIIYNEDLHPVTREREIAHVIARQLALLWCKDALLWSKEGFVTFFGAYILDQVYEDDHMMDLMIVQAQQDSLRYDTPSTKDSPTLKNTNIYQVSSLRSPPNHMKTFIIWRMLYNIIPDVFWRGIHTYINTYKHRIYINTTPDDLWDTMQIIHNKSDPQHTLSSHLKEIITNWITKKYYFVLNVTQYRFTPMAAFDIEYIQSPYVFVNNETKIWIHVTYMWQSSVNFNKTIHSFWIISNKSRTVFDYSNSNATDWIIVNIQQTGYYRVYYDFENWIKLENYLNSENYAKIHILNRAQIIDDAFYFFLQRELGYNLFWNLTKFVTRDANFVTWYPMIKVFESFACLYPLGYGYKITENMKNRINELLTKIGYTEKPTDHTLTIYLREEAVKWACILNVSECQKVATSKFNKELQNSVENSNLIGKKWIYCCSLRTANHTIWYTIWEKWMATSDESYIEYLTCSENNYIICNFLILLEKIPSNNRNWTTKRANAFLSTVAKYAKREEVKSCLFKILENISFSSNRTNDIIATLIVIITHSGYHMAKILWFAENHYEIPIIQAIESKIRKRRLEYGRLISNYGYYFSNIKKT from the exons ATGGTATtccaaaagtttttattaaatggcGGACTAGTGTTAATCGCTACAATAACTATTGCCATACCTACTGCTAACTTTTCCGAAGATGACGATCCGTTTAATGATAAGATCATGCTAAAAGAACCGTTGCATTACAATGTCGAAATACGATTTTTCTTCAAGGACAATATTTTACTCGGAGAATGTGATATTCTTATGAACATTAACCGTTCATTGTACTTAATTACAATGAACTCCGTAccagtttatataaataaagcagTCATGAttgatagtaaaaatattacgattcAAGCTTCTACAATTATTAACAGATTCAAGAATACTCTTACCATAAATTTGCATCAGGATGTACCGCCTGGTACATACAAGTTAAAAATAGCATATGCTCGTATTATACATAGAAACAGAAATTTTTCGCTACCTGTATATCAAGACATATTAGGTGATCAAAT ATTGAACCAAACAGGTGTCGAGGTAATGAAAGCCTTACAACTATTTCCGCACATGAATGAGTCAACCATCAATTCCACTTTTAAAATTGCCATCAAACATGGTGAAGAATACACAGTTTTATCGAATATGCCTATACGAGCACAAAGTAGAGCTAACAATCGTATGATGTGGACTcattttgaagaattaatattaatgtcttTTCAACACATAAGGGTTGTGATAACcacatttattaatgttaatactGACTTTCCAAACGTTACCATATGGTGCAGACAAAGTGCTCGACaactaatttattatgcaagaGATGTTATTGAAGAGGTTATgccttattttatacaaaaatacttgCAGACATTATCAAAATTGGATATTGTTGCATTCTGGCATTCTCACGACGATAACGATGTGATATTGGGACTCGTTTTGCTGAG agaagcggatattatttataatgaagaCTTGCATCCCGTTACACGCGAGAGGGAAATTGCACACGTAATAGCTCGTCAATTGGCGTTACTTTGGTGTAAAGATGCGTTACTTTGGTCAAAAgaaggttttgttacatttttcggaGCGTATATCTTGGATCAG GTATACGAAGATGATCACATGATGGATTTAATGATCGTACAAGCACAGCAAGATTCTTTACGTTACGACACTCCTTCTACTAAAGACTCACCAACATTGAAAAACACAAACATTTATCAAGTCAGTTCACTAAGGTCGCCGCCAAATCATATGAAAA CATTTATAATATGGCGCATGTTATACAATATCATTCCTGATGTGTTTTGGCGTGGTATccacacatatataaatacatataaaca cCGTATTTATATTAACACGACACCAGATGATTTATGGGACACTAtgcaaattattcataataaaagtGACCCGCAACATACGCTCAGttctcatttaaaagaaataataaccaattggataacaaaaaaatattattttgttctaaaTGTGACACAATATCGTTTTACACCTATGGCGGCTTTCGACATAGAATACATTCAATCTCCCTATGTATTCgttaataatgaaacaaaaatttggaTCCATGTAACATATATGTGGCAGTCATctgttaattttaacaagaCTATTCATTCGTTCTGGATAATCTCAAATAAATCACGTACAGTATTTGATTACAGTAATTCTAATGCAACGGATTGGATTATAGTTAATATACAACAAACTG GATATTATCGCGTCTATTATGATTTTGAAAACTGGATCAAACTTGAAAACTACTTAAACTCCGAAAATTATGCGAAAATACATATTCTTAATCGTGCCCAAATCATCGATGATGcgttttacttctttttaCAAAGAGAACTAGGTTATAACTTGTTTTGGAATCTTACAAAATTCGTAACACGAGACGCGAATTTTGTCACATGGTATCCTATGATTAAAGTTTTCGAATCCTTTGCTTGCCTATATCCGCTTGGATATGGTTATAAAATAACG gaaaacatgaaaaacagaataaatgaacttcttacaaaaattgGATACACTGAAAAACCGACAGATCACACTCTTACTATATATTTGAGAGAAGAAGCTGTAAAATGGGCATGTATACTCAATGTTTCTGAGTGCCAAAAAGTAGCTACTTCGAAATTCAACAAGGAGCTTCAAAATTCTGTAGAAAACAG TAATTTGATAGGGAAGAAATGGATATACTGCTGCAGTTTAAGAACTGCAAACCACACTATTTGGTACACAATATGGGAGAAATGGATGGCAACGTCTGATGAAAGTTATATAGAATACCTAACTTGCtccgaaaataattatattatttgcaactttttaataCTATTGGAAAAAATTCCGTCTAATAATAGGAATTGGACCACTAAACGTGCTAACGCATTTCTTTCTACTGTTGCCAAATATGCAAAAAGAGAGGAAGTAAAATCttgtctttttaaaattttggaaaatattagttttagtTCAAATAG GACAAATGACATAATTGCaacattaattgtaattattacacaCTCCGGATATCACATGGCAAAG ATACTTTGGTTCGCAGAAAATCATTATGAAATACCAATAATTCAAGCcattgaaagtaaaataaggAAACGAAGATTAGAATACGGAAGACTAATCAGTAACTACGGGTACTATTTTAGTAACATCAAAAAGACATAA
- the LOC105678208 gene encoding aminopeptidase N-like isoform X2, with amino-acid sequence MTFQKFLLSGGLVLIATITITIPTANCFEDDDPVNKNLPKIVPLHYNVEIRFFFKDNILLGECDILININRSLYLITMNSVPVYINKAVIIDSKNITIKASTINNKFKNTLTIYLHKNVSPDIYKLKIAYARIIHENTNFSLPVYQDILGEKILNETGVEVMKALQLFPHMNESTINSTFKIAIKHGEEYTVLSNMPIRARNTANNCMMWTHFEEIVSMSLQHIRVVITTFTNISSHLANVTIWCRQSAQQQIYYAKYIIEEVIPYFKQKYLRPLSKLDIVALWHPQDDNDATLGLVLLREADIIYNETLHPVTRKREIAHIMARQLALLWCEDALLWSKEGFVTFFGAYILDQINKDDHMMNLMVVQAQQDSLRYDTPSTMYSPTLNSTNISQDISLGSAQNQIKSFIIWRMLYNIIPDAFWRGIHTYKNTYKHRMYLNTTPDDLWNTMQTIHFHNENDPKHMLSSDLKEIITNWITTKYYFVLNVTQYRFTPMAAFDIKYIQSPYVLVNDETKIWINVTYMWQSSVNFNKTIHSFWLTSNKSHTVFDYSNSNVTDWIIVNIQQTGYYRVHYDIENWKKLKSYLNSKNYAKIHILNRAQIIDDAFYFFLQRQLSYNLFWNLTRFVTRDANFVTWYPMIKVLESFACLYPLEYGLKVTRDMKSRINQLLTKIGYTDKPRDHTLTIYLRQEAVKWACILNVSECQKVATSKFNKELQNSVENSNLIGKKWIYCCSLRTANHTIWYTIWEKWKATSDESYIEYLTCSENNYIICDFLILLKKIQSNDSKWTTRRANAFLSTVAKHAKTDEVNSCLFKILKDISFSSNRTNDIIATLIVIITHSEIHMAKVNIFAEKHYEIPIIQAIESKIRKRRLEYGRLISNYGIFIFYFIL; translated from the exons atgacgttccaaaaatttttattaagtggCGGACTAGTGTTGATCGCTACAATAACTATTACCATACCTACTGCTAACTGTTTCGAAGATGACGATCCGGTTAATAAGAACTTGCCAAAAATAGTACCGTTGCATTACAATGTCGAAATACGATTTTTCTTCAAGGACAATATTTTACTCGGAGAATGTGATATTCTTATAAACATAAACCGTTCATTGTACTTAATTACAATGAACTCCGTAcctgtttatataaataaagcagTCATAAttgatagtaaaaatattacgattaaAGCTTCtacaattaataacaaattcaaGAATACTCTTACTATTTATTTGCACAAAAATGTATCTCCTGATATATACAAGTTAAAAATAGCATATGCGCGTATTATACAtgaaaacacaaatttttcGCTACCTGTATATCAAGACATATTAGGTGAAAAAAT ATTGAACGAAACAGGTGTCGAGGTAATGAAAGCCTTACAACTATTTCCGCACATGAATGAGTCAACCATAAATTCCACATTTAAAATTGCTATCAAACATGGTGAAGAATATACAGTTTTATCGAATATGCCTATACGAGCACGAAATACAGCTAACAATTGTATGATGTGGACTCACTTTGAAGAAATAGTATCAATGTCTCTTCAACATATAAGGGTTGTGATAACCACATTTACTAATATTTCTAGTCACCTTGCAAATGTTACCATATGGTGCAGACAAAGTGCTcagcaacaaatttattatgcaaaatatatcattgaagAGGTTATTccttattttaaacaaaaatatttgaggcCATTATCAAAACTGGATATTGTTGCGTTGTGGCATCCTCAAGATGATAACGATGCTACATTGGGACTCGTTTTGCTGAG agaagcagatattatttacaatgaaACCTTGCATCCCGTTACACGCAAGAGAgaaattgcacacataatGGCGCGTCAATTGGCTTTACTTTGGTGTGAAGATGCGTTACTTTGGTCAAAAgaaggttttgttacatttttcggaGCGTATATTTTGGATCAG ATAAACAAAGATGATCACATGATGAATTTAATGGTCGTGCAAGCACAGCAAGATTCTTTACGTTACGACACTCCTTCTACTATGTATTCACCAACGTTGAATAGCACAAACATTTCTCAAGACATTTCACTAGGATCTgctcaaaatcaaataaaat CATTTATAATATGGCGCATGTTATACAATATCATTCCTGATGCGTTTTGGCGTGGTATCcacacatataaaaatacatataaaca CCGTATGTATTTAAACACGACACCAGATGATTTATGGAACACTATGCAAACTATTCATTTTCACAATGAAAATGACCCGAAACATATGCTCAGTTctgatttaaaagaaataataaccAATTGGATAacgacaaaatattattttgttctaaaTGTGACACAATATCGTTTTACACCTATGGCGGCTTtcgacataaaatacattcaaTCTCCCTATGTATTAGTTAATGATGAGACAAAAATTTGGATCAATGTAACATATATGTGGCAATCATctgttaattttaacaagaCTATTCATTCGTTTTGGTTAACCTCGAATAAATCACATACAGTATTTGATTACAGTAACTCTAATGTAACGGATTGGATTATAGTTAATATACAACAAACtg GATACTATCGCGTCCATTATGATATCGAAAACTGGAAGAAACTAAAGAGCTACTTAAACTCTAAAAATTATGCGAAAATACATATTCTTAATCGTGCTCAAATCATCGATGATGcgttttacttctttttaCAAAGACAACTCAGTTACAACTTGTTTTGGAATCTTACGAGGTTCGTAACACGAGACGCGAATTTTGTCACATGGTATCCTATGATCAAAGTTTTGGAATCTTTTGCTTGCCTATATCCGCTTGAATATGGTTTGAAAGTAACG AGAGACATGAAAAGCAGAATAAATCaacttcttacaaaaatagGGTACACTGATAAACCGAGAGATCATACTCTTACCATATATTTGAGACAAGAAGCTGTAAAATGGGCATGTATACTCAATGTTTCTGAGTGCCAAAAAGTAGCTACTTCGAAATTCAACAAGGAGCTTCAAAATTCTGTAGAAAACAG TAATTTGATAGGGAAGAAATGGATATACTGCTGCAGTTTAAGAACTGCAAACCACACTATTTGGTACACAATATGGGAGAAATGGAAGGCAACGTCTGATGAAAGTTATATAGAATACCTAACTTgctctgaaaataattatattatttgcgactttttaatactattgaaaaaaattcagtcTAATGATAGCAAATGGACCACTAGGCGTGCTAACGCATTTCTTTCTACTGTTGCCAAACATGCAAAAACAGATGAAGTAAATTCttgtctttttaaaattttaaaagatattagtTTCAGTTCAAATAG aaCAAATGACATAATTGCaacattaattgtaattattacacaCTCCGAAATTCACATGGCAAAG GTAAATATATTCGCAGAAAAGCACTATGAAATACCAATAATTCAAGCcattgaaagtaaaataaggAAACGAAGATTAGAATACGGAAGACTAATCAGTAACTACGG aatttttattttctattttattctgtaA
- the LOC105678208 gene encoding aminopeptidase N-like isoform X4, with product MVFQKFLLNGGLVLIATITIAIPTANFSEDDDPFNDKIMLKEPLHYNVEIRFFFKDNILLGECDILMNINRSLYLITMNSVPVYINKAVMIDSKNITIQASTIINRFKNTLTINLHQDVPPGTYKLKIAYARIIHRNRNFSLPVYQDILGDQILNQTGVEVMKALQLFPHMNESTINSTFKIAIKHGEEYTVLSNMPIRAQSRANNRMMWTHFEELILMSFQHIRVVITTFINVNTDFPNVTIWCRQSARQLIYYARDVIEEVMPYFIQKYLQTLSKLDIVAFWHSHDDNDVILGLVLLREADIIYNEDLHPVTREREIAHVIARQLALLWCKDALLWSKEGFVTFFGAYILDQVYEDDHMMDLMIVQAQQDSLRYDTPSTKDSPTLKNTNIYQVSSLRSPPNHMKTFIIWRMLYNIIPDVFWRGIHTYINTYKHRIYINTTPDDLWDTMQIIHNKSDPQHTLSSHLKEIITNWITKKYYFVLNVTQYRFTPMAAFDIEYIQSPYVFVNNETKIWIHVTYMWQSSVNFNKTIHSFWIISNKSRTVFDYSNSNATDWIIVNIQQTGYYRVYYDFENWIKLENYLNSENYAKIHILNRAQIIDDAFYFFLQRELGYNLFWNLTKFVTRDANFVTWYPMIKVFESFACLYPLGYGYKITENMKNRINELLTKIGYTEKPTDHTLTIYLREEAVKWACILNVSECQKVATSKFNKELQNSVENRTNDIIATLIVIITHSGYHMAKILWFAENHYEIPIIQAIESKIRKRRLEYGRLISNYGYYFSNIKKT from the exons ATGGTATtccaaaagtttttattaaatggcGGACTAGTGTTAATCGCTACAATAACTATTGCCATACCTACTGCTAACTTTTCCGAAGATGACGATCCGTTTAATGATAAGATCATGCTAAAAGAACCGTTGCATTACAATGTCGAAATACGATTTTTCTTCAAGGACAATATTTTACTCGGAGAATGTGATATTCTTATGAACATTAACCGTTCATTGTACTTAATTACAATGAACTCCGTAccagtttatataaataaagcagTCATGAttgatagtaaaaatattacgattcAAGCTTCTACAATTATTAACAGATTCAAGAATACTCTTACCATAAATTTGCATCAGGATGTACCGCCTGGTACATACAAGTTAAAAATAGCATATGCTCGTATTATACATAGAAACAGAAATTTTTCGCTACCTGTATATCAAGACATATTAGGTGATCAAAT ATTGAACCAAACAGGTGTCGAGGTAATGAAAGCCTTACAACTATTTCCGCACATGAATGAGTCAACCATCAATTCCACTTTTAAAATTGCCATCAAACATGGTGAAGAATACACAGTTTTATCGAATATGCCTATACGAGCACAAAGTAGAGCTAACAATCGTATGATGTGGACTcattttgaagaattaatattaatgtcttTTCAACACATAAGGGTTGTGATAACcacatttattaatgttaatactGACTTTCCAAACGTTACCATATGGTGCAGACAAAGTGCTCGACaactaatttattatgcaagaGATGTTATTGAAGAGGTTATgccttattttatacaaaaatacttgCAGACATTATCAAAATTGGATATTGTTGCATTCTGGCATTCTCACGACGATAACGATGTGATATTGGGACTCGTTTTGCTGAG agaagcggatattatttataatgaagaCTTGCATCCCGTTACACGCGAGAGGGAAATTGCACACGTAATAGCTCGTCAATTGGCGTTACTTTGGTGTAAAGATGCGTTACTTTGGTCAAAAgaaggttttgttacatttttcggaGCGTATATCTTGGATCAG GTATACGAAGATGATCACATGATGGATTTAATGATCGTACAAGCACAGCAAGATTCTTTACGTTACGACACTCCTTCTACTAAAGACTCACCAACATTGAAAAACACAAACATTTATCAAGTCAGTTCACTAAGGTCGCCGCCAAATCATATGAAAA CATTTATAATATGGCGCATGTTATACAATATCATTCCTGATGTGTTTTGGCGTGGTATccacacatatataaatacatataaaca cCGTATTTATATTAACACGACACCAGATGATTTATGGGACACTAtgcaaattattcataataaaagtGACCCGCAACATACGCTCAGttctcatttaaaagaaataataaccaattggataacaaaaaaatattattttgttctaaaTGTGACACAATATCGTTTTACACCTATGGCGGCTTTCGACATAGAATACATTCAATCTCCCTATGTATTCgttaataatgaaacaaaaatttggaTCCATGTAACATATATGTGGCAGTCATctgttaattttaacaagaCTATTCATTCGTTCTGGATAATCTCAAATAAATCACGTACAGTATTTGATTACAGTAATTCTAATGCAACGGATTGGATTATAGTTAATATACAACAAACTG GATATTATCGCGTCTATTATGATTTTGAAAACTGGATCAAACTTGAAAACTACTTAAACTCCGAAAATTATGCGAAAATACATATTCTTAATCGTGCCCAAATCATCGATGATGcgttttacttctttttaCAAAGAGAACTAGGTTATAACTTGTTTTGGAATCTTACAAAATTCGTAACACGAGACGCGAATTTTGTCACATGGTATCCTATGATTAAAGTTTTCGAATCCTTTGCTTGCCTATATCCGCTTGGATATGGTTATAAAATAACG gaaaacatgaaaaacagaataaatgaacttcttacaaaaattgGATACACTGAAAAACCGACAGATCACACTCTTACTATATATTTGAGAGAAGAAGCTGTAAAATGGGCATGTATACTCAATGTTTCTGAGTGCCAAAAAGTAGCTACTTCGAAATTCAACAAGGAGCTTCAAAATTCTGTAGAAAACAG GACAAATGACATAATTGCaacattaattgtaattattacacaCTCCGGATATCACATGGCAAAG ATACTTTGGTTCGCAGAAAATCATTATGAAATACCAATAATTCAAGCcattgaaagtaaaataaggAAACGAAGATTAGAATACGGAAGACTAATCAGTAACTACGGGTACTATTTTAGTAACATCAAAAAGACATAA
- the LOC105678208 gene encoding aminopeptidase N-like isoform X1: protein MTFQKFLLSGGLVLIATITITIPTANCFEDDDPVNKNLPKIVPLHYNVEIRFFFKDNILLGECDILININRSLYLITMNSVPVYINKAVIIDSKNITIKASTINNKFKNTLTIYLHKNVSPDIYKLKIAYARIIHENTNFSLPVYQDILGEKILNETGVEVMKALQLFPHMNESTINSTFKIAIKHGEEYTVLSNMPIRARNTANNCMMWTHFEEIVSMSLQHIRVVITTFTNISSHLANVTIWCRQSAQQQIYYAKYIIEEVIPYFKQKYLRPLSKLDIVALWHPQDDNDATLGLVLLREADIIYNETLHPVTRKREIAHIMARQLALLWCEDALLWSKEGFVTFFGAYILDQINKDDHMMNLMVVQAQQDSLRYDTPSTMYSPTLNSTNISQDISLGSAQNQIKSFIIWRMLYNIIPDAFWRGIHTYKNTYKHRMYLNTTPDDLWNTMQTIHFHNENDPKHMLSSDLKEIITNWITTKYYFVLNVTQYRFTPMAAFDIKYIQSPYVLVNDETKIWINVTYMWQSSVNFNKTIHSFWLTSNKSHTVFDYSNSNVTDWIIVNIQQTGYYRVHYDIENWKKLKSYLNSKNYAKIHILNRAQIIDDAFYFFLQRQLSYNLFWNLTRFVTRDANFVTWYPMIKVLESFACLYPLEYGLKVTRDMKSRINQLLTKIGYTDKPRDHTLTIYLRQEAVKWACILNVSECQKVATSKFNKELQNSVENSNLIGKKWIYCCSLRTANHTIWYTIWEKWKATSDESYIEYLTCSENNYIICDFLILLKKIQSNDSKWTTRRANAFLSTVAKHAKTDEVNSCLFKILKDISFSSNRTNDIIATLIVIITHSEIHMAKVNIFAEKHYEIPIIQAIESKIRKRRLEYGRLISNYGYYFSNIKKT, encoded by the exons atgacgttccaaaaatttttattaagtggCGGACTAGTGTTGATCGCTACAATAACTATTACCATACCTACTGCTAACTGTTTCGAAGATGACGATCCGGTTAATAAGAACTTGCCAAAAATAGTACCGTTGCATTACAATGTCGAAATACGATTTTTCTTCAAGGACAATATTTTACTCGGAGAATGTGATATTCTTATAAACATAAACCGTTCATTGTACTTAATTACAATGAACTCCGTAcctgtttatataaataaagcagTCATAAttgatagtaaaaatattacgattaaAGCTTCtacaattaataacaaattcaaGAATACTCTTACTATTTATTTGCACAAAAATGTATCTCCTGATATATACAAGTTAAAAATAGCATATGCGCGTATTATACAtgaaaacacaaatttttcGCTACCTGTATATCAAGACATATTAGGTGAAAAAAT ATTGAACGAAACAGGTGTCGAGGTAATGAAAGCCTTACAACTATTTCCGCACATGAATGAGTCAACCATAAATTCCACATTTAAAATTGCTATCAAACATGGTGAAGAATATACAGTTTTATCGAATATGCCTATACGAGCACGAAATACAGCTAACAATTGTATGATGTGGACTCACTTTGAAGAAATAGTATCAATGTCTCTTCAACATATAAGGGTTGTGATAACCACATTTACTAATATTTCTAGTCACCTTGCAAATGTTACCATATGGTGCAGACAAAGTGCTcagcaacaaatttattatgcaaaatatatcattgaagAGGTTATTccttattttaaacaaaaatatttgaggcCATTATCAAAACTGGATATTGTTGCGTTGTGGCATCCTCAAGATGATAACGATGCTACATTGGGACTCGTTTTGCTGAG agaagcagatattatttacaatgaaACCTTGCATCCCGTTACACGCAAGAGAgaaattgcacacataatGGCGCGTCAATTGGCTTTACTTTGGTGTGAAGATGCGTTACTTTGGTCAAAAgaaggttttgttacatttttcggaGCGTATATTTTGGATCAG ATAAACAAAGATGATCACATGATGAATTTAATGGTCGTGCAAGCACAGCAAGATTCTTTACGTTACGACACTCCTTCTACTATGTATTCACCAACGTTGAATAGCACAAACATTTCTCAAGACATTTCACTAGGATCTgctcaaaatcaaataaaat CATTTATAATATGGCGCATGTTATACAATATCATTCCTGATGCGTTTTGGCGTGGTATCcacacatataaaaatacatataaaca CCGTATGTATTTAAACACGACACCAGATGATTTATGGAACACTATGCAAACTATTCATTTTCACAATGAAAATGACCCGAAACATATGCTCAGTTctgatttaaaagaaataataaccAATTGGATAacgacaaaatattattttgttctaaaTGTGACACAATATCGTTTTACACCTATGGCGGCTTtcgacataaaatacattcaaTCTCCCTATGTATTAGTTAATGATGAGACAAAAATTTGGATCAATGTAACATATATGTGGCAATCATctgttaattttaacaagaCTATTCATTCGTTTTGGTTAACCTCGAATAAATCACATACAGTATTTGATTACAGTAACTCTAATGTAACGGATTGGATTATAGTTAATATACAACAAACtg GATACTATCGCGTCCATTATGATATCGAAAACTGGAAGAAACTAAAGAGCTACTTAAACTCTAAAAATTATGCGAAAATACATATTCTTAATCGTGCTCAAATCATCGATGATGcgttttacttctttttaCAAAGACAACTCAGTTACAACTTGTTTTGGAATCTTACGAGGTTCGTAACACGAGACGCGAATTTTGTCACATGGTATCCTATGATCAAAGTTTTGGAATCTTTTGCTTGCCTATATCCGCTTGAATATGGTTTGAAAGTAACG AGAGACATGAAAAGCAGAATAAATCaacttcttacaaaaatagGGTACACTGATAAACCGAGAGATCATACTCTTACCATATATTTGAGACAAGAAGCTGTAAAATGGGCATGTATACTCAATGTTTCTGAGTGCCAAAAAGTAGCTACTTCGAAATTCAACAAGGAGCTTCAAAATTCTGTAGAAAACAG TAATTTGATAGGGAAGAAATGGATATACTGCTGCAGTTTAAGAACTGCAAACCACACTATTTGGTACACAATATGGGAGAAATGGAAGGCAACGTCTGATGAAAGTTATATAGAATACCTAACTTgctctgaaaataattatattatttgcgactttttaatactattgaaaaaaattcagtcTAATGATAGCAAATGGACCACTAGGCGTGCTAACGCATTTCTTTCTACTGTTGCCAAACATGCAAAAACAGATGAAGTAAATTCttgtctttttaaaattttaaaagatattagtTTCAGTTCAAATAG aaCAAATGACATAATTGCaacattaattgtaattattacacaCTCCGAAATTCACATGGCAAAG GTAAATATATTCGCAGAAAAGCACTATGAAATACCAATAATTCAAGCcattgaaagtaaaataaggAAACGAAGATTAGAATACGGAAGACTAATCAGTAACTACGGGTACTATTTTAGTAACATCAAAAAGACATAA